In Aeromicrobium marinum DSM 15272, one genomic interval encodes:
- a CDS encoding WS/DGAT domain-containing protein — translation MGLPSVGALLPGPFSYKLIVSDVPDPTEDSFFLGSRLETMNPASPQLGAAVLNDALLSYAEIC, via the coding sequence GTGGGTCTCCCATCCGTCGGCGCTCTGCTCCCCGGTCCCTTCAGCTACAAGCTCATCGTCAGCGACGTCCCCGACCCGACCGAGGACTCCTTCTTCCTCGGCAGCCGTCTCGAGACGATGAACCCGGCATCGCCGCAGCTCGGCGCCGCCGTCCTCAACGACGCCCTGCTCTCGTACGCCGAAATCTGCTGA
- a CDS encoding acyl-CoA dehydrogenase family protein produces the protein MTTRRSPWMDDDLDYVRDLARTFCEKEIKPHIETFIADKHVDRQLWNRAGDVGLLCLSIPEEYGGGGGTFAHEAILIEEQARVGDSSWGASLHNGIVAHYLLAYGTEEQKQHWLPKMASGEVVGAIAMTEPGTGSDLQNIKTKAAREGDEYVVSGSKTFITNGSQADLVLTVVKTDPDDRAAGISLMLVPTSAEGFSRGRVLDKIGMKGQDTSELFFDNVRVPVTNLLGLTEGQGFVQLMQQLPQERLLVAVSNVAAMEFCLAETLAYVRDRTAFGRPIWGFQNTKFKMAEVATEARVARSFVDECIQLHVGEGLDIPTAAMVKLWCSERAQRVADTCLQLHGGYGYMNEYPIARVWADMRVSQIYAGSSEIMKEIISRSL, from the coding sequence GTGACCACACGCCGCTCCCCCTGGATGGACGACGACCTCGACTACGTCCGTGACCTTGCGCGCACATTCTGTGAGAAGGAGATCAAGCCGCACATCGAGACGTTCATCGCCGACAAGCACGTCGATAGGCAACTGTGGAACCGCGCTGGTGACGTCGGCCTGCTCTGCCTGTCGATCCCCGAGGAGTACGGCGGCGGCGGTGGCACCTTCGCCCACGAGGCCATCTTGATCGAGGAGCAGGCACGGGTCGGCGACAGCTCGTGGGGAGCGTCCCTGCACAACGGAATCGTCGCCCACTACCTGCTCGCATACGGCACGGAGGAGCAGAAGCAGCACTGGCTACCCAAGATGGCGTCCGGCGAGGTCGTCGGCGCGATCGCGATGACCGAGCCCGGGACAGGCTCGGACCTGCAGAACATCAAGACCAAGGCGGCGCGCGAGGGCGACGAGTACGTCGTCAGCGGCTCAAAGACCTTCATCACCAACGGCTCGCAGGCCGACCTGGTGCTCACCGTGGTCAAGACCGATCCGGACGACCGCGCCGCCGGCATTTCGCTGATGCTGGTCCCCACCAGCGCGGAGGGCTTCTCCCGCGGTCGGGTGCTCGACAAGATCGGGATGAAGGGGCAGGACACCTCGGAACTCTTCTTCGACAACGTCCGTGTCCCGGTCACCAACTTGCTGGGCCTCACCGAGGGCCAAGGCTTCGTGCAGCTCATGCAGCAACTGCCCCAGGAGCGGCTGCTCGTCGCGGTCTCGAACGTCGCGGCCATGGAGTTCTGCCTGGCCGAGACACTGGCCTACGTGCGCGACCGAACAGCCTTCGGACGGCCGATCTGGGGGTTCCAGAACACCAAGTTCAAGATGGCAGAGGTCGCAACAGAGGCTCGCGTGGCACGGTCCTTCGTGGACGAGTGCATCCAGCTCCACGTCGGCGAGGGTTTGGACATCCCCACCGCCGCCATGGTGAAACTGTGGTGCTCCGAACGAGCGCAGCGCGTCGCCGACACCTGCCTCCAGCTGCACGGCGGCTACGGGTACATGAACGAGTACCCCATCGCCCGCGTCTGGGCGGACATGCGCGTCTCGCAGATCTACGCCGGCAGCTCCGAGATCATGAAGGAGATCATCAGCCGGTCCCTGTGA
- a CDS encoding lysophospholipid acyltransferase family protein produces the protein MRTTSSVERRPTHDDRRGPAWWLAVAVCKPVLMVLRRPDWRGVAGLPRVGGAVLAANHVSYLDPLLVAEMVLAEGRVPRFLAKDSLFGRPVVGRWFRAAGHVEVDRVAGRAAYKEAVRAARDGRLLLVYPEGSITKREDGLPMPLKSGAVRIALEASVPLVPVAQWGAQEILPAYSGRLRWGWRRRVSVLVGPPIPLEDLRNLESARAIEVGRRRLEDTLTSMVCELRGADTPRR, from the coding sequence GTGCGAACAACCTCGAGCGTCGAGCGCCGGCCGACTCATGATGACCGGCGTGGCCCCGCTTGGTGGCTGGCAGTGGCGGTCTGCAAACCGGTCCTGATGGTGCTGCGCCGCCCGGATTGGCGCGGGGTTGCGGGCCTTCCCCGGGTGGGCGGGGCGGTGCTGGCCGCCAACCATGTCTCGTACCTCGACCCGTTGCTGGTCGCGGAAATGGTCCTGGCCGAGGGGCGGGTGCCCCGGTTCCTGGCCAAGGACAGCCTGTTCGGCCGACCGGTCGTGGGAAGGTGGTTCCGCGCCGCCGGCCACGTCGAAGTCGACCGCGTCGCGGGACGCGCCGCGTACAAGGAGGCGGTAAGGGCGGCGCGCGACGGGAGGCTCTTGCTGGTGTACCCCGAGGGTTCCATCACCAAGCGCGAGGATGGTCTGCCGATGCCGCTGAAGTCAGGGGCGGTGCGGATCGCTCTGGAGGCATCGGTACCTCTCGTGCCGGTCGCCCAGTGGGGGGCGCAGGAGATCCTGCCCGCCTACAGCGGGAGGTTGCGCTGGGGGTGGCGACGACGTGTGAGCGTGCTTGTCGGACCGCCGATCCCGCTGGAGGACTTGCGGAACCTGGAGTCGGCACGTGCCATCGAGGTGGGTCGTCGACGGCTCGAGGACACCCTCACTTCGATGGTGTGCGAGCTGCGCGGGGCCGACACACCGCGGCGGTGA
- a CDS encoding TetR/AcrR family transcriptional regulator → MDSTVRRRTARDDEVRDRRRRHVASAALQVVDETGADAGTAQIAERAGIPRPHVYRYFASREDLDNEVVRLAAQDLIQRVRPHLARRGTPAQVVEGLVRACATWADAHPHLYRFLAARGQSRTLHRARMGRSRLLDEIALAARGYTNSGDESFPEGILVGVMGMVDATVIWWLDQRDETLDVMVRRLSRHVTLVLQDALASHGIQLDPTVELEPFIGE, encoded by the coding sequence GTGGATTCGACGGTGCGGCGCCGGACTGCCCGCGACGATGAGGTCCGCGACCGCCGGCGGCGTCACGTGGCCAGCGCTGCTCTGCAGGTCGTCGATGAGACGGGCGCGGACGCGGGAACGGCGCAGATCGCCGAGCGGGCTGGGATTCCGAGGCCGCACGTCTACCGCTACTTCGCCAGCCGCGAGGACCTCGATAACGAGGTGGTCCGCCTCGCGGCGCAGGACCTCATCCAGCGGGTCCGCCCGCACCTCGCTCGTCGGGGAACGCCCGCACAGGTCGTCGAGGGGCTGGTGCGCGCCTGCGCGACCTGGGCCGATGCCCACCCCCATCTCTACCGCTTCTTGGCGGCTCGGGGGCAGAGCCGCACCCTGCACCGCGCTCGGATGGGTCGTTCGCGTCTGCTGGACGAGATTGCCTTAGCGGCACGGGGCTACACCAATTCGGGGGACGAGTCATTCCCTGAGGGCATCCTCGTTGGTGTGATGGGGATGGTCGACGCCACGGTCATCTGGTGGCTCGACCAGCGCGACGAGACCCTGGACGTGATGGTGCGGCGTCTATCCCGCCACGTCACCCTGGTGCTCCAGGACGCCCTGGCTTCCCACGGCATCCAGCTCGACCCGACGGTCGAGCTGGAGCCCTTCATTGGCGAGTGA
- a CDS encoding TetR/AcrR family transcriptional regulator, whose amino-acid sequence MSSPSMRARYREHVRAEVLETAHDLIAERGWDRVRMSEIAQAVGISRALLYKEFGDKPGLGEAVALREAARFIEGIEGVLAHHGSDAAGGLAASVGFVLEEAENSPLLRAVLISNRDALPSATGILPLLTTSVRLLELASGSLAQWLTSHVAGLREDEVSDAAEALVRLTVSHLALPTRSRVDTARSITEVGLRYLGLSGTPEQGS is encoded by the coding sequence GTGTCGTCCCCCTCCATGCGAGCGCGCTACCGCGAGCACGTCCGTGCAGAGGTGTTGGAGACTGCCCATGACCTGATCGCTGAGCGGGGCTGGGATCGGGTGCGCATGAGCGAGATCGCCCAGGCTGTGGGTATCTCGCGCGCCCTTCTGTACAAGGAGTTCGGCGACAAGCCCGGTTTGGGTGAAGCCGTCGCCTTGAGGGAGGCAGCGCGTTTCATCGAGGGTATCGAGGGCGTGCTAGCGCATCACGGCTCCGACGCTGCCGGCGGCCTTGCGGCGTCGGTCGGCTTCGTGCTGGAGGAAGCAGAGAACAGTCCCCTGCTCCGAGCCGTCTTAATCTCCAACCGCGATGCCCTACCCTCCGCGACTGGCATCCTCCCGCTGCTCACCACGTCGGTGCGGCTGCTGGAGCTCGCTTCCGGCTCCCTGGCTCAGTGGCTCACCTCCCACGTGGCCGGTCTGCGGGAGGATGAGGTGTCCGACGCCGCCGAAGCTCTGGTGCGGCTCACCGTAAGCCATCTCGCGCTGCCCACCAGGTCTCGCGTGGACACAGCCCGGAGTATCACCGAGGTCGGACTCAGGTATCTCGGGCTCTCCGGCACACCTGAGCAGGGGTCGTGA
- a CDS encoding transglutaminase-like domain-containing protein, whose product MRGELDPREALAPSRFVNSDHPDVRDFATSVVRGVQDPRERIGRLFAVVRDRLRYDPYSVSADPPDYLASAIIDGGPTWCVPKAVLLTASLRAAGIPAVLGFSDVRNHLNSAALLELMGTDLFVFHGWSAVYVDGQWRKGSPAFNSELCRRFGVPPLEFDGSRDALLHAADGAGRRHMEYVRERGMFVDLPFDELMATLLDTYGPAMVRGSNMPRPEDPRFGT is encoded by the coding sequence ATGAGGGGCGAACTCGACCCACGAGAGGCCCTCGCCCCGAGCCGGTTTGTCAACAGCGACCACCCCGACGTCCGCGACTTCGCCACGTCCGTGGTGCGGGGTGTCCAAGATCCGCGAGAGCGGATCGGGCGGCTGTTCGCTGTAGTCCGCGACCGACTTCGGTACGACCCCTATAGCGTCTCCGCCGATCCCCCGGACTACCTGGCCAGCGCGATCATCGACGGTGGCCCGACCTGGTGCGTGCCCAAGGCGGTGCTGCTCACCGCTAGCCTGCGCGCTGCGGGAATCCCGGCCGTACTCGGGTTCTCCGACGTGCGCAATCACCTCAACAGCGCGGCTCTGCTGGAGTTGATGGGCACCGATCTATTCGTCTTCCACGGATGGAGCGCGGTGTATGTCGACGGGCAGTGGCGCAAGGGGTCGCCGGCCTTCAACTCCGAACTGTGCCGTCGCTTCGGCGTACCCCCGTTGGAGTTCGACGGGTCGCGGGATGCGTTGCTCCACGCAGCCGACGGCGCCGGCCGACGTCACATGGAGTACGTCCGCGAACGAGGAATGTTCGTCGACCTGCCGTTCGACGAGCTCATGGCGACGCTGCTGGACACCTACGGACCCGCCATGGTGCGCGGCTCCAACATGCCGCGCCCCGAGGATCCCCGCTTCGGCACGTGA
- a CDS encoding BtrH N-terminal domain-containing protein: MVSSSGTEVVTYPHRRGGHCGSGAMRDLLEWAGLGWGGPPDEGLVFALSGALDLSYVRDAALMPPVYLVGRGGDLETDLPRRLGAEVSVRATDDPQEGWTWVRDAVRDGRPALVWADIAELPYLRVRLQMSRHDIVVIGYDDEQQLAHVVDNDRDEVQLVPYSALARARSSQGFPVPTRHTYFDIAWPDRLPDLAEIAQTAFAQAAQAMTTSSGPTIVTGRDSAVGATGLAAVDLFAEDLAHWPEVFPDDVLDLVLQGLSAFVEKAGTGGGLFRRLLSSGAADIARLTGDARASEVAAAAHLCAETWSLVASLARGNGPAQGRVEQAALAAAGLPSLERDLVTALKTAAAPQDLRTGAR, encoded by the coding sequence ATGGTCAGCTCGAGCGGCACCGAAGTGGTCACCTACCCGCACCGACGCGGCGGGCACTGCGGCTCCGGAGCCATGCGGGACCTCCTGGAGTGGGCCGGACTGGGCTGGGGCGGTCCTCCTGATGAGGGCCTCGTCTTCGCCCTGAGCGGAGCCTTGGACCTCTCCTACGTCAGGGATGCGGCGCTCATGCCACCGGTGTACCTCGTGGGCCGGGGAGGCGACCTGGAGACTGACCTCCCGAGGCGCTTAGGCGCCGAGGTCTCCGTGCGCGCGACGGATGACCCGCAGGAGGGCTGGACGTGGGTGCGCGACGCCGTGCGAGACGGCCGTCCGGCCCTGGTGTGGGCCGACATCGCGGAGCTCCCCTACCTCCGCGTACGCCTGCAGATGAGCCGCCACGACATCGTCGTCATCGGCTACGACGACGAGCAGCAGCTCGCGCACGTCGTCGACAACGACCGGGACGAGGTGCAGCTCGTGCCCTACTCGGCATTGGCCCGAGCCCGCTCCTCCCAGGGTTTCCCCGTCCCGACGCGCCACACCTACTTCGACATCGCCTGGCCCGACCGGCTGCCCGACCTGGCCGAGATCGCGCAGACGGCGTTCGCCCAGGCGGCGCAAGCGATGACCACGTCCAGCGGCCCCACTATCGTCACCGGAAGGGATTCGGCGGTCGGGGCCACCGGGCTGGCTGCCGTCGATCTCTTCGCCGAGGACCTCGCTCACTGGCCGGAAGTCTTCCCGGACGATGTCCTGGACCTGGTCCTCCAAGGGCTCAGCGCCTTCGTCGAGAAGGCCGGAACCGGCGGCGGGCTCTTCCGCCGACTGCTGTCCAGCGGCGCCGCCGACATCGCACGCTTGACCGGGGACGCCCGAGCGAGCGAGGTCGCCGCCGCCGCGCACCTGTGCGCGGAGACATGGTCCCTCGTCGCGTCGCTGGCCCGTGGGAACGGCCCAGCACAAGGGCGGGTGGAGCAGGCCGCTCTCGCGGCCGCCGGACTACCCTCGCTCGAGCGGGACCTCGTCACCGCCCTCAAGACCGCGGCTGCGCCCCAGGACCTCCGGACCGGCGCCCGATGA
- a CDS encoding PaaI family thioesterase, whose product MSDAVISDYDTEPSAAGGEMGLDGGTASTLDAWIQSMSRPTPTAMGRLPSHSPTCAGCGKENPAGLALEVDATEYGVRAVHRFDHRQEGAPGITHGGLVAAAFDDLFGFLLYRVGELAVTRSLTVEYLRPVLLGVRYEFTARVRDQAGRRLHVDAAASDEGGRQVASAHATFVIVDVEHFEQGIPAKRS is encoded by the coding sequence ATGAGCGATGCCGTGATAAGCGACTACGACACCGAGCCCTCCGCCGCGGGCGGTGAGATGGGTCTCGACGGGGGCACGGCGTCGACGCTGGATGCGTGGATTCAGTCCATGTCGCGGCCCACGCCGACGGCGATGGGCCGCCTACCCTCGCACTCCCCCACCTGCGCGGGATGCGGAAAGGAGAACCCAGCCGGCCTCGCACTGGAGGTCGATGCCACCGAGTACGGCGTGAGGGCCGTGCATCGCTTCGACCATCGCCAGGAGGGAGCACCAGGGATCACCCACGGCGGTCTGGTCGCCGCCGCCTTCGACGACCTTTTCGGGTTCCTCCTCTACCGTGTCGGCGAGCTCGCTGTGACGAGGTCGCTGACCGTGGAGTACCTCCGTCCCGTGCTGCTGGGGGTGCGATACGAGTTCACTGCGCGAGTCCGGGACCAGGCGGGGCGGCGACTCCACGTCGACGCTGCGGCATCGGATGAAGGCGGCCGGCAGGTCGCGTCGGCGCACGCGACGTTCGTCATCGTTGACGTCGAGCACTTCGAACAGGGCATTCCCGCGAAGCGCTCCTGA